A single Deltaproteobacteria bacterium DNA region contains:
- the trpB gene encoding tryptophan synthase subunit beta has protein sequence MQQTLPDKKGHFGIFGGRYVAETLMPALIELEAAYKASQKDRTFREEFTYYLKEYAGRATPLYHAKRLSEKLGGARIYLKREDLNHTGSHKINNTLGQALLARRMGKKRVIAETGAGQHGVAIATVAALFGMECRIFMGEEDIRRQAPNVFRMKILGAEVVPVTSGTATLKDAMNEAMRHWVSRVRDTFYVIGTTAGPHPYPMMVREFQSIIGKETKKQILKKEGRFPDILIACIGGGSNAMGIFYPFKDIPGVEMIGVEAAGKGIMTGRHAASISAGSVGVLHGNKTYLLQDKNGQVHDAYSIAAGLDYPGVGPEHSYFKDTGRVTYVSIEDEEAVQAFILLSKLEGIIPAMESAHAVAYTMKIAPSLDKDKIIIVNLSGRGDKDAETITQRMENL, from the coding sequence ATGCAGCAAACACTACCCGACAAAAAGGGACACTTCGGAATCTTCGGCGGCCGCTATGTCGCGGAAACCCTGATGCCCGCCCTCATTGAACTTGAGGCGGCTTATAAGGCCTCACAAAAAGACAGGACTTTCAGAGAAGAATTCACCTATTACCTTAAGGAATATGCGGGAAGGGCAACCCCTCTCTATCATGCAAAGCGTCTCTCAGAAAAACTTGGAGGCGCAAGGATATACCTGAAGCGTGAAGATCTCAATCATACAGGTTCACATAAAATAAACAATACGCTGGGGCAGGCCTTGCTTGCCAGACGTATGGGAAAAAAAAGAGTCATTGCAGAAACGGGAGCCGGCCAGCATGGAGTTGCTATAGCCACAGTTGCGGCACTGTTCGGGATGGAATGCCGGATTTTCATGGGTGAAGAGGACATCAGACGTCAGGCTCCCAATGTTTTTCGTATGAAAATACTCGGCGCCGAGGTCGTACCTGTGACATCGGGAACGGCAACACTCAAAGATGCCATGAATGAGGCGATGCGGCATTGGGTATCAAGGGTAAGAGACACTTTTTACGTCATCGGTACAACGGCAGGACCCCATCCCTATCCGATGATGGTCAGGGAGTTTCAGAGTATAATCGGGAAAGAGACAAAAAAACAGATTCTAAAAAAAGAAGGGCGGTTTCCTGACATCCTGATTGCCTGTATAGGCGGCGGGAGTAATGCCATGGGAATATTTTATCCCTTTAAAGACATCCCCGGCGTTGAAATGATCGGCGTCGAGGCTGCCGGAAAAGGTATTATGACAGGTCGCCACGCAGCGAGCATCTCTGCGGGAAGCGTCGGCGTTCTTCACGGCAATAAGACCTATCTTCTCCAGGATAAAAATGGTCAGGTTCATGACGCCTATTCCATTGCGGCCGGACTCGACTACCCTGGAGTCGGCCCGGAACATAGTTATTTCAAGGACACAGGCAGAGTAACGTACGTAAGTATCGAGGACGAAGAAGCTGTCCAGGCTTTTATTCTCCTTTCCAAATTGGAGGGGATCATCCCTGCCATGGAAAGTGCCCATGCAGTAGCTTATACCATGAAAATTGCCCCTTCCCTGGATAAGGACAAGATTATCATTGTCAACCTCTCCGGAAGGGGCGATAAAGATGCTGAAACAATCACCCAAAGAATGGAGAATCTTTGA
- the trpA gene encoding tryptophan synthase subunit alpha — MTDRIEKIFSDLKQKGQKALVVYLTAGDPDLETTRRLILSLQEAGVDIIEIGVPFSDPTADGPIIQAASQRALRNGVTLSGILDMIESLRNICEIPIVLFGYYNPIFSYGNERFAIRAKKAGVDGILVVDLPPEESRELRQYTDRAGIDFISLIAPTTNDYRLKNISKNATGFLYYISITGVTGTAKPLIENIRTDAERIRKTTALPLVIGFGISTPDQAAEIASCADGIVVGSAFVHLVEKNYGNDNLIQITSSYVKEIKNALS; from the coding sequence ATGACTGACAGAATTGAAAAAATATTCAGTGACCTTAAGCAAAAAGGGCAGAAAGCATTAGTCGTATACCTCACGGCAGGAGATCCCGACCTGGAAACAACCCGCCGTCTCATCCTCAGCTTACAGGAGGCAGGGGTTGATATTATTGAAATCGGGGTTCCTTTTTCAGATCCTACGGCAGATGGCCCGATCATTCAGGCAGCTTCACAGAGGGCCCTCCGGAACGGAGTAACACTTTCAGGCATTCTTGATATGATTGAATCTTTGCGAAACATATGCGAGATTCCTATCGTCCTGTTCGGTTACTACAATCCCATTTTTTCATATGGAAATGAACGATTTGCCATCAGGGCAAAAAAGGCAGGGGTGGACGGGATTCTCGTCGTCGATCTCCCGCCGGAGGAATCGCGTGAACTCAGGCAATATACAGACCGTGCAGGGATTGATTTCATTTCTCTCATTGCCCCGACGACCAACGACTATCGTTTGAAAAATATTTCAAAAAATGCGACAGGATTTCTTTACTATATCTCCATCACCGGAGTAACCGGAACAGCAAAGCCTCTCATTGAAAATATTAGAACTGACGCAGAACGTATTCGAAAGACAACCGCCCTGCCCCTCGTTATCGGCTTCGGTATATCAACGCCGGATCAGGCCGCAGAAATCGCTTCCTGCGCGGACGGCATTGTCGTCGGCAGTGCCTTTGTTCATCTTGTTGAAAAAAATTATGGTAATGATAATCTGATTCAGATAACATCATCCTATGTTAAGGAAATCAAAAACGCATTATCATAA
- a CDS encoding DUF169 domain-containing protein: MDTEFKERFIRNWNNSFPGADLPIGFYYTDIKDPKSMLKPPKGHRCIIGDLAKVRNGKNLCFDVQSTGCSGGKRYLGFDDKLMPNFEYFLSYGIPGMLEGERYKKSPELVKEHMKHQTPFKAPSEYIMFKRWDNMQEGDKPSVIVFFAPPDVLSGLFTLASFDEPQPHGVIVPFCAGCASIVDYPYKELQSGRPRAVLGMFDVSARPFVPAGLLTFAIPWPKFVRMVDNMEESFLITKSWNKVKNRIKRSL, translated from the coding sequence ATGGATACTGAATTCAAAGAGCGATTCATAAGAAACTGGAATAACTCTTTCCCCGGTGCAGATTTGCCCATCGGATTTTATTACACTGATATTAAAGACCCAAAATCCATGCTAAAACCCCCGAAGGGTCATCGGTGCATCATCGGTGATTTGGCTAAAGTCCGCAATGGCAAGAATTTATGCTTTGACGTGCAATCCACTGGCTGTAGTGGTGGAAAGCGATACCTGGGTTTTGATGACAAGTTGATGCCTAATTTTGAATATTTCCTTTCCTACGGCATTCCCGGTATGCTGGAGGGAGAAAGATATAAGAAATCACCGGAACTCGTCAAAGAACACATGAAACACCAGACACCATTCAAAGCGCCTTCCGAATATATTATGTTCAAAAGATGGGACAACATGCAGGAAGGTGATAAACCGTCAGTGATCGTTTTCTTTGCTCCTCCCGATGTCCTTTCCGGTCTTTTCACACTCGCAAGTTTCGATGAACCGCAACCTCACGGTGTTATTGTACCCTTCTGCGCGGGCTGTGCCTCTATCGTCGATTATCCCTACAAAGAACTTCAATCCGGGCGGCCTCGTGCGGTTTTAGGTATGTTCGATGTCTCTGCCCGGCCGTTCGTTCCTGCCGGGCTGCTTACCTTTGCTATCCCCTGGCCTAAATTCGTCCGCATGGTGGATAACATGGAGGAAAGCTTTCTCATCACAAAATCCTGGAACAAAGTAAAAAATAGAATTAAGCGAAGCCTTTAA